A genomic segment from Luteolibacter ambystomatis encodes:
- the infA gene encoding translation initiation factor IF-1: MPPRPKKSSGPRRSNRSGPGPRRPGKENDEKAVEVEGEISAVLAGTMFRVRMISGHEVLAHISGKMRKRFIRLVVGDKVKMEMSPYDVSKARIVYRLG; this comes from the coding sequence ATGCCACCTCGTCCCAAGAAATCTTCCGGCCCCCGTCGTTCCAACCGCAGCGGCCCCGGTCCGCGCCGTCCCGGAAAAGAAAACGATGAAAAGGCGGTGGAGGTCGAGGGCGAGATTTCGGCGGTTCTCGCCGGTACCATGTTCCGTGTCCGCATGATCAGCGGACACGAGGTGCTCGCCCACATTTCCGGGAAGATGCGGAAGCGCTTCATCCGTCTCGTGGTCGGGGACAAGGTGAAGATGGAGATGTCTCCGTATGACGTCTCGAAGGCCCGCATCGTTTACCGTCTGGGCTGA
- a CDS encoding segregation and condensation protein A, with the protein MESADYKVRLEIFEGPLDLLLYLIKKDEVDIHTISIERITRQYLDYIDTFKLLNIDLASEFIVMAANLMYIKSRTLLPRTEQPPEEDAEEDDPRWELIRQLIEYKKFKDAAGFLSLREIEQEGSFAHQADKPEKETETSPAPLAEVSIFDLIRAFQNVLKRFEEAHDFGDIVDDRYTVADKIEFLLGHFTCGQARRFEDLFDSATTKAEVIVTFLAVLELMKLNQFMIRQSQTLGEIVVERRTPGAVSALEMEETDSAE; encoded by the coding sequence GTGGAAAGCGCCGACTACAAGGTCAGACTGGAGATTTTCGAGGGCCCGCTGGACCTCCTTCTTTACCTCATCAAAAAGGACGAGGTGGACATCCATACGATCTCCATCGAGCGGATCACCCGGCAGTACCTCGACTACATCGATACCTTCAAGCTGCTGAACATCGACCTCGCCTCGGAGTTCATCGTCATGGCGGCCAACCTCATGTACATCAAGAGCCGCACGCTGCTGCCACGGACCGAGCAACCGCCCGAGGAGGATGCGGAGGAGGACGATCCGCGCTGGGAACTGATCCGCCAGCTCATCGAGTACAAGAAATTCAAGGACGCGGCGGGCTTCCTCTCGCTCCGCGAGATCGAGCAGGAGGGCAGCTTCGCCCATCAGGCGGACAAGCCGGAAAAAGAAACGGAAACGTCACCCGCCCCGCTGGCGGAAGTCTCCATTTTCGACCTCATCCGCGCCTTCCAGAACGTCCTGAAGCGGTTCGAAGAGGCTCATGACTTCGGCGATATTGTCGACGACCGCTACACCGTAGCGGACAAGATCGAGTTCCTTCTCGGACATTTCACCTGCGGACAGGCACGGCGCTTCGAGGATCTCTTCGACAGCGCCACCACCAAGGCCGAGGTGATTGTCACCTTCCTCGCGGTCCTGGAACTGATGAAGCTGAACCAGTTCATGATCCGGCAGAGCCAGACGCTGGGCGAGATCGTGGTGGAACGCCGGACGCCCGGAGCTGTCAGCGCCTTGGAGATGGAGGAAACGGATTCGGCGGAGTAA
- the metF gene encoding methylenetetrahydrofolate reductase [NAD(P)H] — protein MHLLDLLATRRPGFSFEFFPPRTPGSSEDLYQTIRELEPLNPTFVSVTYGAGGGTRELTHDLVVRIKETTDIPPVPHLTCVGHTRAEIDALLARYAAAGVTAILALRGDPPRDQPDYDWSKGDFRHASDLVRFIREFNESGRHPDPRGFAIGVAGFPEGHPDTPNRLLELDHLKAKIDEGANYICSQLFFDNRDFLDFRDRCDLIGVRVPILAGIMPVSSIQGMKRMAELAAGARFPAALLRALDRANGPEAVERVGIHYAAQQCAGLLDAGVHGIHFYTLNKSRATREIYQSLGLPAGV, from the coding sequence ATGCATCTTCTCGACCTGCTCGCCACCCGCCGCCCCGGTTTCTCGTTCGAGTTCTTCCCGCCACGCACGCCAGGGTCATCCGAGGATCTCTATCAGACGATCCGCGAGCTGGAACCGCTCAATCCCACCTTCGTCTCCGTGACCTATGGCGCGGGTGGAGGCACCCGCGAGTTGACTCATGATCTGGTGGTCCGGATCAAGGAAACCACGGACATCCCTCCGGTGCCGCACCTTACCTGCGTGGGTCACACCCGTGCGGAGATCGACGCGCTGCTGGCACGTTACGCCGCCGCCGGAGTCACGGCGATCCTCGCACTCCGCGGAGACCCGCCGCGCGACCAGCCCGACTACGATTGGTCGAAGGGCGATTTCCGTCATGCCTCGGATCTTGTCCGCTTCATCCGGGAATTCAACGAAAGCGGCCGCCATCCCGACCCGCGCGGATTCGCCATCGGCGTGGCGGGCTTTCCGGAGGGCCATCCGGACACACCCAACCGCCTCCTCGAACTGGACCATCTCAAGGCGAAGATCGACGAGGGCGCGAACTACATCTGCTCCCAGCTCTTCTTCGACAACCGCGACTTCCTGGACTTCCGCGACCGCTGCGACCTGATCGGCGTGCGGGTTCCGATCCTGGCGGGCATCATGCCGGTGAGTTCCATCCAAGGCATGAAGCGCATGGCGGAGTTGGCTGCGGGAGCCCGTTTCCCCGCAGCCCTGCTGCGCGCCCTGGATCGTGCGAACGGGCCGGAAGCGGTGGAGCGGGTGGGCATTCACTACGCCGCCCAACAATGTGCCGGTCTCCTGGATGCCGGTGTCCACGGCATCCATTTCTATACACTCAACAAGAGCCGGGCGACCCGTGAAATCTACCAGTCGCTCGGCCTGCCCGCGGGCGTCTGA
- a CDS encoding EF-hand domain-containing protein, translated as MKTIPVSLVLAGSMLTAWALPAPPEASQPGAGDPPMAAEKRPGPPDGERRFKRQGAEFWKRADKDGDGFVSKEEFLALERIAKLPEEKRDKLFERFDKDGDGKLSKEELMKFGDGPPNGFPRLPELDVDHSGGVSFEEFKASEFVKKLPPERQEALFKRLDSDGDGQITPKDRPAEPPHRDGRDGEGGGGGPDGGLRQILRTLDANGDGAVTFEEFQKAPYAEKIGEDALEKRFEKLDRNGDKKLNAEDAPPRPEKPDGDKADKPEMQDRPHRPGPPGPPPAPAPAKE; from the coding sequence ATGAAGACAATCCCCGTTTCGCTGGTGCTGGCCGGTTCCATGCTCACCGCATGGGCGCTCCCGGCACCCCCGGAAGCGTCTCAGCCCGGTGCGGGCGATCCGCCGATGGCGGCCGAGAAGCGTCCCGGCCCGCCGGATGGCGAGCGCCGGTTCAAACGCCAGGGAGCCGAATTCTGGAAACGGGCGGACAAGGATGGAGACGGCTTTGTGTCCAAGGAGGAGTTCCTCGCCCTCGAGCGCATCGCCAAATTGCCGGAAGAGAAGCGCGACAAGCTCTTCGAGCGGTTCGACAAGGACGGGGATGGCAAACTTTCCAAGGAAGAGCTCATGAAGTTCGGAGACGGGCCGCCAAACGGCTTCCCGCGTTTGCCGGAGCTGGATGTCGATCACAGCGGTGGTGTCAGCTTCGAAGAGTTCAAGGCTTCCGAATTCGTCAAAAAGCTGCCGCCCGAGCGCCAGGAGGCCCTATTCAAGCGTCTCGACAGCGATGGTGACGGCCAGATCACGCCGAAAGATCGTCCTGCCGAACCCCCGCATCGCGATGGCCGCGACGGTGAGGGTGGGGGCGGTGGTCCGGATGGCGGGTTACGCCAGATTCTCCGCACTCTGGATGCGAATGGCGATGGAGCGGTGACTTTCGAGGAGTTCCAGAAAGCCCCCTACGCCGAGAAAATCGGCGAGGATGCCTTGGAGAAGCGCTTCGAGAAGCTCGATCGCAATGGCGACAAGAAGCTCAACGCGGAAGACGCGCCGCCCAGGCCGGAGAAGCCGGATGGGGACAAGGCGGATAAACCGGAGATGCAGGATCGTCCGCATCGTCCCGGACCGCCGGGACCTCCGCCTGCTCCGGCTCCTGCGAAGGAATAA